A window of the Brassica oleracea var. oleracea cultivar TO1000 chromosome C1, BOL, whole genome shotgun sequence genome harbors these coding sequences:
- the LOC106294954 gene encoding phosphatidylinositol-3-phosphatase myotubularin-1 isoform X1 has translation MTPPRPPSGRQRPLRYYSDSERTEGGSGSWDTLEWNKLDSQQTASGSSSTSFANLSCLLESERVIVEGYGVVLINTDEAGTLLVTNFRILFLSEGTRKVIPLGTIPLATIEKFNKTALKVQSNNRQSDKNPPRRLLQVTGKDMRIIVYGFRPKTKQRRSVFDALLRCTKPERVWDLYTFACGPSKFGNANPKERLLNEYFRLLGKSSVRASMDMIEDGSFTLENELWRISDLNSNYNLCQTYPFAFMVPKSISDEELLQACSFRAKCRLPVITWCQPGSGAVIARSSQPLVGLMMNMRSNFDEKLVAAFCTQLGANKGERRKLYIADARPRKNALANGAMGGGSESSSNYFQSPIVFFGIDNIHAMRESYSRLRDYLDMHGATSSDGRSSFLRHTGWTWGGGNLSSMSASVSLLGDSGWLIHIQNVLAGAAWIAARVAVESASVLVHCSDGWDRTTQLVSLACLMLDPYYRTFTGFQALVEKDWLAFGHPFSDRVGMPNISGSGNFDLPRQSSSAGSYPSSPVRQSTQSGGSQSSSSSHAQNNYSPIFMQWVDSVSQLMRMYPCAFEFSPTFLVDFMDCLLSCRFGNFLCNSEKERQQCAIAEACGCIWAYLTDLRSLATSSHVHCNPFYDPLKYDGPLLPPAASLSPTLWPQFHLRWACPEEAKAADIEVQCRAMRAKYSEMQKDKEVTERRVDEISFAMESLSAELLRERRMSWSARESAKRATKEYRALTRAVQSLGCKVNFTTSDVEDVPLENNNNNNNSNPRRRDRQGNNSDVSVSISLMSEENRSENQVGRVCEALCPLRTREGVCRWPEAGCAHLGSQFVGLKTNFDAFDRLSIHESYFKSE, from the exons ATGACGCCGCCGAGACCACCGTCAGGGAGACAAAGACCGCTGCGTTATTATTCAGATTCAGAGAGGACGGAAGGAGGTAGCGGTAGTTGGGACACCCTCGAATGGAACAAACTCGAT TCGCAGCAGACAGCTTCAGGTTCAAGTTCAACATCCTTCGCCAATTTGAGTTGCTTGCTTGAATCCGAGAGGGTCATCGTTGAG GGTTATGGAGTTGTACTTATCAACACCGATGAGGCAGGGACCTTGTTGGTGACAAACTTTCGTATCCTGTTTTTG AGTGAAGGTACTAGGAAGGTCATTCCACTAGGAACAATCCCGTTGGCGACTATTGAGAAGTTTAACAAAACG GCGCTGAAAGTTCAGTCAAACAACCGTCAGTCTGACAAGAATCCACCGAGACGTCTTCTACAGGTCACTG GCAAAGACATGAGGATCATTGTTTATGGCTTTCGTCCTAAAACCAAACAG AGGCGTTCTGTGTTTGATGCATTGCTAAGGTGTACCAAGCCGGAGAGAGTATGGGATCTTTACACTTTTGCTTGTGGGCCTTCCAAGTTTGGTAACGCAAACCCAAAGGAAAGACTGCTTAATGAATATTTCCGTCTTCTCGGAAAAAGTTCGGTACGAGCATCGATGGATATGATTGAAGATGGATCGTTCACACTGGAGAATGAGCTGTGGCGGATAAGTGACCTCAACTCCAATTATAACCTGTGTCAGACTTACCCGTTCGCTTTTATGGTTCCAAAATCTATAAG TGATGAAGAGCTGCTCCAGGCGTGTTCTTTCCGGGCAAAATGTCGCTTACCTGTGATCACGTGGTGTCAGCCAG GCAGTGGAGCTGTAATTGCACGCTCATCACAACCTTTAGTGGGTCTTATGATGAATATGAGGAG TAATTTTGATGAAAAGCTTGTTGCTGCATTCTGCACTCAGCTTGGTGCTAATAAGGGAGAACGAAG GAAGCTTTATATTGCGGATGCGAGACCTAGGAAAAATGCATTAGCAAATGGAGCAATGGGAGGCGGCTCAGAATCATCTTCAAATTATTTTCAGTCTCCA ATTGTTTTCTTTGGCATAGACAACATACATGCGATGAGGGAGAGCTATTCCCGACTTAGAGATTATTTAGATATGCACGGTGCAACATCATCTGATGGGAGATCATCGTTCTTG AGACATACTGGTTGGACTTGGGGAGGAGGTAATCTTAGTAGTATGTCTGCTTCCGTGTCTTTACTTGGAGACAGTGGTTGGTTGATACACATCCAGAACGTCTTAGCTGGTGCCGCATGGATTGCTGCACGTGTCGCAGTGGAGTCGGCTTCGGTTCTTGTGCACTGCAG TGATGGATGGGACAGAACAACTCAGCTCGTTTCTCTCGCATGCTTAATGCTTGATCCATACTACAGAACATTTACTGGGTTTCAG GCTCTCGTCGAAAAAGATTGGCTTGCTTTTGGTCATCCGTTTTCAGATCGTGTAGGAATGCCTAACATATCAGGATCTGGTAATTTTGACTTACCAAGGCAGTCTTCCTCTGCTGGAAGCTACCCTTCATCTCCAGTGCGTCAGTCCACACAGTCAGGAGGCTCGCAATCTTCAAGCTCTTCCCATGCACAAAACAATTATTCTCCTATATTTATGCAG TGGGTAGATAGCGTTTCACAGCTAATGCGGATGTATCCTTGTGCTTTTGAGTTTTCTCCG ACTTTCCTTGTAGATTTCATGGATTGCTTGCTTTCATGTCGTTTTGGGAACTTCTTATGCAACAG TGAAAAAGAGAGGCAGCAATGTGCGATTGCTGAAGCATGTGGATGCATATGGGCCTACTTGACTGATCTTCGTTCTCTCGCTACTTCTTCTCATGTCCATTGTAACCCATTCTACGACCCTCTAAAATACGATGGCCCGTTGTTACCTCCCGCAGCATCTCTATCGCCAACACTTTGGCCTCAGTTCCATCTCCGGTGGGCATGTCCCGAGGAAGCTAAAGCTGCAGATATCGAGGTCCAATGCAGAGCCATGAGGGCGAAGTATTCCGAAATGCAGAAG GATAAAGAGGTAACAGAGAGAAGAGTGGATGAGATCTCTTTTGCAATGGAGTCGTTAAGTGCAGAGTTGCTAAGAGAGAGGCGTATGAGTTGGTCCGCTAGAGAATCAGCAAAACGAGCCACTAAGGAATACAGAGCTTTAACACGAGCAGTACAATCACTTGGCTGCAAGGTTAACTTCACCACATCGGATGTGGAAGACGTCCCTTTGGAGAACAATAATAATAATAATAATAGTAATCCTAGGAGGCGAGACAGGCAGGGAAACAACTCAGATGTATCTGTATCAATCTCGCTAATGTCAGAAGAAAACAGAAGTGAAAACCAGGTGGGGAGAGTTTGTGAAGCGTTGTGTCCGTTGCGGACAAGGGAAGGA
- the LOC106294954 gene encoding phosphatidylinositol-3-phosphatase myotubularin-1 isoform X3, producing the protein MTPPRPPSGRQRPLRYYSDSERTEGGSGSWDTLEWNKLDTASGSSSTSFANLSCLLESERVIVEGYGVVLINTDEAGTLLVTNFRILFLSEGTRKVIPLGTIPLATIEKFNKTALKVQSNNRQSDKNPPRRLLQVTGKDMRIIVYGFRPKTKQRRSVFDALLRCTKPERVWDLYTFACGPSKFGNANPKERLLNEYFRLLGKSSVRASMDMIEDGSFTLENELWRISDLNSNYNLCQTYPFAFMVPKSISDEELLQACSFRAKCRLPVITWCQPGSGAVIARSSQPLVGLMMNMRSNFDEKLVAAFCTQLGANKGERRKLYIADARPRKNALANGAMGGGSESSSNYFQSPIVFFGIDNIHAMRESYSRLRDYLDMHGATSSDGRSSFLRHTGWTWGGGNLSSMSASVSLLGDSGWLIHIQNVLAGAAWIAARVAVESASVLVHCSDGWDRTTQLVSLACLMLDPYYRTFTGFQALVEKDWLAFGHPFSDRVGMPNISGSGNFDLPRQSSSAGSYPSSPVRQSTQSGGSQSSSSSHAQNNYSPIFMQWVDSVSQLMRMYPCAFEFSPTFLVDFMDCLLSCRFGNFLCNSEKERQQCAIAEACGCIWAYLTDLRSLATSSHVHCNPFYDPLKYDGPLLPPAASLSPTLWPQFHLRWACPEEAKAADIEVQCRAMRAKYSEMQKDKEVTERRVDEISFAMESLSAELLRERRMSWSARESAKRATKEYRALTRAVQSLGCKVNFTTSDVEDVPLENNNNNNNSNPRRRDRQGNNSDVSVSISLMSEENRSENQVGRVCEALCPLRTREGVCRWPEAGCAHLGSQFVGLKTNFDAFDRLSIHESYFKSE; encoded by the exons ATGACGCCGCCGAGACCACCGTCAGGGAGACAAAGACCGCTGCGTTATTATTCAGATTCAGAGAGGACGGAAGGAGGTAGCGGTAGTTGGGACACCCTCGAATGGAACAAACTCGAT ACAGCTTCAGGTTCAAGTTCAACATCCTTCGCCAATTTGAGTTGCTTGCTTGAATCCGAGAGGGTCATCGTTGAG GGTTATGGAGTTGTACTTATCAACACCGATGAGGCAGGGACCTTGTTGGTGACAAACTTTCGTATCCTGTTTTTG AGTGAAGGTACTAGGAAGGTCATTCCACTAGGAACAATCCCGTTGGCGACTATTGAGAAGTTTAACAAAACG GCGCTGAAAGTTCAGTCAAACAACCGTCAGTCTGACAAGAATCCACCGAGACGTCTTCTACAGGTCACTG GCAAAGACATGAGGATCATTGTTTATGGCTTTCGTCCTAAAACCAAACAG AGGCGTTCTGTGTTTGATGCATTGCTAAGGTGTACCAAGCCGGAGAGAGTATGGGATCTTTACACTTTTGCTTGTGGGCCTTCCAAGTTTGGTAACGCAAACCCAAAGGAAAGACTGCTTAATGAATATTTCCGTCTTCTCGGAAAAAGTTCGGTACGAGCATCGATGGATATGATTGAAGATGGATCGTTCACACTGGAGAATGAGCTGTGGCGGATAAGTGACCTCAACTCCAATTATAACCTGTGTCAGACTTACCCGTTCGCTTTTATGGTTCCAAAATCTATAAG TGATGAAGAGCTGCTCCAGGCGTGTTCTTTCCGGGCAAAATGTCGCTTACCTGTGATCACGTGGTGTCAGCCAG GCAGTGGAGCTGTAATTGCACGCTCATCACAACCTTTAGTGGGTCTTATGATGAATATGAGGAG TAATTTTGATGAAAAGCTTGTTGCTGCATTCTGCACTCAGCTTGGTGCTAATAAGGGAGAACGAAG GAAGCTTTATATTGCGGATGCGAGACCTAGGAAAAATGCATTAGCAAATGGAGCAATGGGAGGCGGCTCAGAATCATCTTCAAATTATTTTCAGTCTCCA ATTGTTTTCTTTGGCATAGACAACATACATGCGATGAGGGAGAGCTATTCCCGACTTAGAGATTATTTAGATATGCACGGTGCAACATCATCTGATGGGAGATCATCGTTCTTG AGACATACTGGTTGGACTTGGGGAGGAGGTAATCTTAGTAGTATGTCTGCTTCCGTGTCTTTACTTGGAGACAGTGGTTGGTTGATACACATCCAGAACGTCTTAGCTGGTGCCGCATGGATTGCTGCACGTGTCGCAGTGGAGTCGGCTTCGGTTCTTGTGCACTGCAG TGATGGATGGGACAGAACAACTCAGCTCGTTTCTCTCGCATGCTTAATGCTTGATCCATACTACAGAACATTTACTGGGTTTCAG GCTCTCGTCGAAAAAGATTGGCTTGCTTTTGGTCATCCGTTTTCAGATCGTGTAGGAATGCCTAACATATCAGGATCTGGTAATTTTGACTTACCAAGGCAGTCTTCCTCTGCTGGAAGCTACCCTTCATCTCCAGTGCGTCAGTCCACACAGTCAGGAGGCTCGCAATCTTCAAGCTCTTCCCATGCACAAAACAATTATTCTCCTATATTTATGCAG TGGGTAGATAGCGTTTCACAGCTAATGCGGATGTATCCTTGTGCTTTTGAGTTTTCTCCG ACTTTCCTTGTAGATTTCATGGATTGCTTGCTTTCATGTCGTTTTGGGAACTTCTTATGCAACAG TGAAAAAGAGAGGCAGCAATGTGCGATTGCTGAAGCATGTGGATGCATATGGGCCTACTTGACTGATCTTCGTTCTCTCGCTACTTCTTCTCATGTCCATTGTAACCCATTCTACGACCCTCTAAAATACGATGGCCCGTTGTTACCTCCCGCAGCATCTCTATCGCCAACACTTTGGCCTCAGTTCCATCTCCGGTGGGCATGTCCCGAGGAAGCTAAAGCTGCAGATATCGAGGTCCAATGCAGAGCCATGAGGGCGAAGTATTCCGAAATGCAGAAG GATAAAGAGGTAACAGAGAGAAGAGTGGATGAGATCTCTTTTGCAATGGAGTCGTTAAGTGCAGAGTTGCTAAGAGAGAGGCGTATGAGTTGGTCCGCTAGAGAATCAGCAAAACGAGCCACTAAGGAATACAGAGCTTTAACACGAGCAGTACAATCACTTGGCTGCAAGGTTAACTTCACCACATCGGATGTGGAAGACGTCCCTTTGGAGAACAATAATAATAATAATAATAGTAATCCTAGGAGGCGAGACAGGCAGGGAAACAACTCAGATGTATCTGTATCAATCTCGCTAATGTCAGAAGAAAACAGAAGTGAAAACCAGGTGGGGAGAGTTTGTGAAGCGTTGTGTCCGTTGCGGACAAGGGAAGGA
- the LOC106294954 gene encoding phosphatidylinositol-3-phosphatase myotubularin-1 isoform X2, whose product MTPPRPPSGRQRPLRYYSDSERTEGGSGSWDTLEWNKLDQTASGSSSTSFANLSCLLESERVIVEGYGVVLINTDEAGTLLVTNFRILFLSEGTRKVIPLGTIPLATIEKFNKTALKVQSNNRQSDKNPPRRLLQVTGKDMRIIVYGFRPKTKQRRSVFDALLRCTKPERVWDLYTFACGPSKFGNANPKERLLNEYFRLLGKSSVRASMDMIEDGSFTLENELWRISDLNSNYNLCQTYPFAFMVPKSISDEELLQACSFRAKCRLPVITWCQPGSGAVIARSSQPLVGLMMNMRSNFDEKLVAAFCTQLGANKGERRKLYIADARPRKNALANGAMGGGSESSSNYFQSPIVFFGIDNIHAMRESYSRLRDYLDMHGATSSDGRSSFLRHTGWTWGGGNLSSMSASVSLLGDSGWLIHIQNVLAGAAWIAARVAVESASVLVHCSDGWDRTTQLVSLACLMLDPYYRTFTGFQALVEKDWLAFGHPFSDRVGMPNISGSGNFDLPRQSSSAGSYPSSPVRQSTQSGGSQSSSSSHAQNNYSPIFMQWVDSVSQLMRMYPCAFEFSPTFLVDFMDCLLSCRFGNFLCNSEKERQQCAIAEACGCIWAYLTDLRSLATSSHVHCNPFYDPLKYDGPLLPPAASLSPTLWPQFHLRWACPEEAKAADIEVQCRAMRAKYSEMQKDKEVTERRVDEISFAMESLSAELLRERRMSWSARESAKRATKEYRALTRAVQSLGCKVNFTTSDVEDVPLENNNNNNNSNPRRRDRQGNNSDVSVSISLMSEENRSENQVGRVCEALCPLRTREGVCRWPEAGCAHLGSQFVGLKTNFDAFDRLSIHESYFKSE is encoded by the exons ATGACGCCGCCGAGACCACCGTCAGGGAGACAAAGACCGCTGCGTTATTATTCAGATTCAGAGAGGACGGAAGGAGGTAGCGGTAGTTGGGACACCCTCGAATGGAACAAACTCGAT CAGACAGCTTCAGGTTCAAGTTCAACATCCTTCGCCAATTTGAGTTGCTTGCTTGAATCCGAGAGGGTCATCGTTGAG GGTTATGGAGTTGTACTTATCAACACCGATGAGGCAGGGACCTTGTTGGTGACAAACTTTCGTATCCTGTTTTTG AGTGAAGGTACTAGGAAGGTCATTCCACTAGGAACAATCCCGTTGGCGACTATTGAGAAGTTTAACAAAACG GCGCTGAAAGTTCAGTCAAACAACCGTCAGTCTGACAAGAATCCACCGAGACGTCTTCTACAGGTCACTG GCAAAGACATGAGGATCATTGTTTATGGCTTTCGTCCTAAAACCAAACAG AGGCGTTCTGTGTTTGATGCATTGCTAAGGTGTACCAAGCCGGAGAGAGTATGGGATCTTTACACTTTTGCTTGTGGGCCTTCCAAGTTTGGTAACGCAAACCCAAAGGAAAGACTGCTTAATGAATATTTCCGTCTTCTCGGAAAAAGTTCGGTACGAGCATCGATGGATATGATTGAAGATGGATCGTTCACACTGGAGAATGAGCTGTGGCGGATAAGTGACCTCAACTCCAATTATAACCTGTGTCAGACTTACCCGTTCGCTTTTATGGTTCCAAAATCTATAAG TGATGAAGAGCTGCTCCAGGCGTGTTCTTTCCGGGCAAAATGTCGCTTACCTGTGATCACGTGGTGTCAGCCAG GCAGTGGAGCTGTAATTGCACGCTCATCACAACCTTTAGTGGGTCTTATGATGAATATGAGGAG TAATTTTGATGAAAAGCTTGTTGCTGCATTCTGCACTCAGCTTGGTGCTAATAAGGGAGAACGAAG GAAGCTTTATATTGCGGATGCGAGACCTAGGAAAAATGCATTAGCAAATGGAGCAATGGGAGGCGGCTCAGAATCATCTTCAAATTATTTTCAGTCTCCA ATTGTTTTCTTTGGCATAGACAACATACATGCGATGAGGGAGAGCTATTCCCGACTTAGAGATTATTTAGATATGCACGGTGCAACATCATCTGATGGGAGATCATCGTTCTTG AGACATACTGGTTGGACTTGGGGAGGAGGTAATCTTAGTAGTATGTCTGCTTCCGTGTCTTTACTTGGAGACAGTGGTTGGTTGATACACATCCAGAACGTCTTAGCTGGTGCCGCATGGATTGCTGCACGTGTCGCAGTGGAGTCGGCTTCGGTTCTTGTGCACTGCAG TGATGGATGGGACAGAACAACTCAGCTCGTTTCTCTCGCATGCTTAATGCTTGATCCATACTACAGAACATTTACTGGGTTTCAG GCTCTCGTCGAAAAAGATTGGCTTGCTTTTGGTCATCCGTTTTCAGATCGTGTAGGAATGCCTAACATATCAGGATCTGGTAATTTTGACTTACCAAGGCAGTCTTCCTCTGCTGGAAGCTACCCTTCATCTCCAGTGCGTCAGTCCACACAGTCAGGAGGCTCGCAATCTTCAAGCTCTTCCCATGCACAAAACAATTATTCTCCTATATTTATGCAG TGGGTAGATAGCGTTTCACAGCTAATGCGGATGTATCCTTGTGCTTTTGAGTTTTCTCCG ACTTTCCTTGTAGATTTCATGGATTGCTTGCTTTCATGTCGTTTTGGGAACTTCTTATGCAACAG TGAAAAAGAGAGGCAGCAATGTGCGATTGCTGAAGCATGTGGATGCATATGGGCCTACTTGACTGATCTTCGTTCTCTCGCTACTTCTTCTCATGTCCATTGTAACCCATTCTACGACCCTCTAAAATACGATGGCCCGTTGTTACCTCCCGCAGCATCTCTATCGCCAACACTTTGGCCTCAGTTCCATCTCCGGTGGGCATGTCCCGAGGAAGCTAAAGCTGCAGATATCGAGGTCCAATGCAGAGCCATGAGGGCGAAGTATTCCGAAATGCAGAAG GATAAAGAGGTAACAGAGAGAAGAGTGGATGAGATCTCTTTTGCAATGGAGTCGTTAAGTGCAGAGTTGCTAAGAGAGAGGCGTATGAGTTGGTCCGCTAGAGAATCAGCAAAACGAGCCACTAAGGAATACAGAGCTTTAACACGAGCAGTACAATCACTTGGCTGCAAGGTTAACTTCACCACATCGGATGTGGAAGACGTCCCTTTGGAGAACAATAATAATAATAATAATAGTAATCCTAGGAGGCGAGACAGGCAGGGAAACAACTCAGATGTATCTGTATCAATCTCGCTAATGTCAGAAGAAAACAGAAGTGAAAACCAGGTGGGGAGAGTTTGTGAAGCGTTGTGTCCGTTGCGGACAAGGGAAGGA